GCCGGCTTTTCACGGCCCGGGCATCGCGGTACTCTGGAAGGCGCCACGACATCAGATAGCGGAGGATGCGATGGTGGACGCGAACAACAGGACGCGCGGGCGAATCGGACCCCTCTCCCGTAGAACCATACTTGGTGCGGGCTTGGCGTGTGGCGTCGAAGCATTGCCCCAGACGCCCGCCACCCAATCGACTCAGCCGGAAGCCCTTCCCCGCCGCCCCCTCGGCAGGACCGGCGCCCAGATCACCCGGCTGGTCATGGGCGGCAGCTTCTCGGAGTACGGCCCACGCCTGCTGGACTTCGCTTTCAGGTCGGGCATTCGCTCCTTCGACATGGGCGATTTCTACGCCGGCTACAAGGCTGAGACCATCCTCGGTGAATGGGTTCGCAAACGAGCCAATCGCAAGGATGTCTTCATCATCAACAAGGCCAGAACTACGGAGCCCGACGCTTTCGTCAAGCGCCTGAATGAGGCTCTTTCCAAGATGAAGATCGACACGATCGACGCCTTCTTGCTGCATGGTATCCAGGATCCACGACTGCCCCTCGATAGGGATGGCGTTTGGAGCAAAACCAAGGAAAAGCTCATCCGCGATAACAAGATCCGCTTCATGGGCTTCAGCGTTCACGCGGAGATGCCGTCGCGAGTCGCCTGTCTGAACAACGCTGCCAGGAGCAAGTGGGTGGATGTGGTGATGGTGGCATGCGATCCGGGGTTGATTCGCTCCTCGCCGGATCTGAACAGCGCTCTGGACGCATGCGCAAAGGCGGGTATCGGCCTGCTGGCAATGAAAACCGGCCGTGGGCTGGGTGCCCCGGCTACTCAGCCCGCGAGCGTAAGAGAGGCCTTCCGCAAACTGGGCCATTCGCCTCACACGGCCATGCTGGCCGGCATCTGGAGCGACGAGCGGTTTGCCGCGGCCTGCTCGGAGATGCCCAGTATCCAGATCATCGAGGAAAACGCCGCTGCCGCGAGGTCTCTCCATAAGCCGTTTGACGCCGAACAATGGAAGACCTTCGACGAGGCCGCGCACGGTCTTTCGCGAGCGACGTGTCCCGGCTGCGACGGCTCATGCCGCAAGGCC
This genomic stretch from Phycisphaerae bacterium harbors:
- a CDS encoding aldo/keto reductase, whose product is MVDANNRTRGRIGPLSRRTILGAGLACGVEALPQTPATQSTQPEALPRRPLGRTGAQITRLVMGGSFSEYGPRLLDFAFRSGIRSFDMGDFYAGYKAETILGEWVRKRANRKDVFIINKARTTEPDAFVKRLNEALSKMKIDTIDAFLLHGIQDPRLPLDRDGVWSKTKEKLIRDNKIRFMGFSVHAEMPSRVACLNNAARSKWVDVVMVACDPGLIRSSPDLNSALDACAKAGIGLLAMKTGRGLGAPATQPASVREAFRKLGHSPHTAMLAGIWSDERFAAACSEMPSIQIIEENAAAARSLHKPFDAEQWKTFDEAAHGLSRATCPGCDGSCRKAAGTQADLCAITRYLAYYRESGSRDLARELYSALSPELRDWAGADLRAASRACRAHVDFESLIPLAKRLLESEPA